GCCGAACACAATAAGAAGATTGTTATCGGTACTACCGGTTTTGATGAAGCGGGTCTGCAAGCCATTAAAGATGCAGCGCAAACCACGGCGGTGATTTTTGCGGCCAATTTCAGTGTCGGAGTTAATCTTTGTTTGAAGCTGTTAAAGCAAGCGGCAGAAGTGCTGAATGAAAACTATGATATTGAAGTCATTGAAGGTCACCACCGCCATAAGGTTGATGCGCCATCCGGTACAGCCTTGAGAATGGGTGAGGTGGTCGCTGAAACGCTGGGGCGCGATCTGAAAGAGTGTGCGGTTTATGGTCGTGAAGGCATTACCGGTGCGCGTGATCCGAATACCATCGGTTTTGCTACGGTGCGTGCCGGAGATATTGTCGGTGATCATACCGTATTGTTCGCTACCGAAGGCGAGCGTGTCGAGATTACTCATAAAGCCTCAAGCCGTATGACTTTTGCCATGGGCGCGGCGCGCTCTTGTAACTGGATCGCTGACAAAGACAAAGGCTTATTCGATATGCAGGATGTATTGAATCTGCGTTAAGGCTTTTCTTATTCAAAACAAAAAAAAGGCGCTTTATGGCGCCTTTTTTATTGGTCGATGATTCTCGCAGTTAAGTCATCATCTGTTCATGGACAACTTGATTGCGACCGAATTCTTTGGCGCGGTACAAGCTTTTATCGGCACGGTTGATAAATTCATCCAGCGATTCAATTTTTCCTTTAAACAGGGCGACACCAAATGAAGCGGTAATTGGCTTGATCGGTTTTTTCTCACCTTTTAAAGTTAAACGGCAGCTGGCGATTTTCTGACGAATCTGTTCTGCGCGCCGAGTAGCTTGTTCAATGCTGGTGTTTTTCATTAAAATGGCGAACTCTTCGCCACCATAGCGACAAACTGTTTCATTTTCCTCTGCTTCTTGGGTCATGATCTTGGCAAAGTAGCGAAGTACACTGTCGCCAACCGGATGGCCATAGGTATCGTTAAAGCTTTTAAAGTGATCAATGTCGGTCATAATCAAGCATAACGGCTGTTCGGTTTCGCTTTGCTCGATGCTTAAGTATTGTAGCGCCTTGTTAAAGGCTTTACGGTTGCCCACTTGAGTCAAGTCATCGGTATGCGCTTCGGCACGAGCTTGTTCAAGCTGTTTACGCAACAACTTAACCTGTTGGCTACTGCTTTGCAGGTCATCACAGATCTTATTGGTGTCGCTTTCCATCAGCTCTGTAACACTGCGGATATTCTGCGCCAGGTTTTCAATGTCATTGCCTTGCAGGTTAGGTACCGTTAAGTTGTCGGCATAGCTTTGCATGGTTTTCGAGTGTTGCGCCATGTTCTGTTTCAATACGTCCATTTGATGGGAAGTTTGTTGAACATGAGAGGCCACTGCCGCATCATATTGAGTTTGCGCGTGAGGTTCGTCTTTTTCAATATACTGTTCGTATAGACGTAAGCCTAATCTGTCAGGAAAGTGTTTACTGTTTCTGAGAAGGTCATTGATTTCCGCATTCAAATCGAGATTGCTGCCAAGAAAATATTCGTACCAGACTGTGTAGTTAATCGGTGTCGGGTTGATTTTGATTTGACTGAATTTTTCAGTGATGCTTTGATAGATATCACGAGATTTGTTTACAGGCTGACTGTATTGAATCATGCGGTAACCTCTGTTCAGGCTTAAAGAGTGTAATCCTGATGATGAATGAGAATTACATAATGCTTATATTATAAAGTATTCGAGGCAAGTTTTGATATAGGCATTTATCTAAATAATGTGAAAAAACGGGTAAAAATTCGGGTCTAAACGCTATATGTTGGGTTTGGTGTTTAAAATTAATTTATGGTGATATATTTGTCGAATGCATTAAGACATCTATGGTTGCTAAGTCTTTTAGTTAGCCTGATTGGCTGTAGTTCAACCACTGAGAGAAGTGAAAGCGCATCATTTGCGTTGCAATTGAAATCGACTGGTATTGATTTACAAGATTCTCAGCAAGTCCGAAATGAACTTTTGGCACAGTTTGATCTATGGCGGGGCGCGCCATATCAGTATGGCGGCACAAGTCTGCACGGCGTGGACTGTTCCGCCTATGTGCAAAATACCTTTGCCAACCGTTTGGGATTGATGTTGCCCAGGACTACCAGAACACAGATCAAGTTTGGGGTGCCTGTCGACAAAACCCAGCTGGAAGTGGGTGATGTGGTCTTTTTTAAGGTATCGAGAAATACTCTGCACAATGGTATTTATTTGGGGAAGGGAAAGTTTATGCATGCGTCTTCAAGCAAGGGAGTGACGATTTCATATCTGTCCAATCCTTATTGGCAAAAAACGTATCTGCATGCACGACGCTATTTTAACTAAACGGGATGTATCTTATCGACCGCATTGGTTTTAACTTGTCCAAACTGTTTTGGTCACCTTGTGGTTCTTGGGTAGTTTAATCAGTGGCTTTATTGCCCAGCGCGAATAAATCCGCTATTTGCCTGAATTTAAGCGCCATTTAATATAGACACGCTTGGCGAAATACAGTACAATCCGCGTATTAAATTTTTGCGACTGAAATTAAGCAGTTATTGGCAATTAACGGGGATTTTAGCGGGATGACACGGGTCATTTAGCATATTGGAAAACGGAGTGAGTTCTTTAACGGGACTGGCTCCGTTTTTTTATATACGCCCTTTAAAAAAATCGCCTCTTAGCTGTGATCCAGCATACTGCTTAATACTAGATTCATTGGATGGACATTACATGACACAGGCTTTGCTAGCATTAGAAGACGGTACATTATTTTGGGGTACCTCTCTGGGTGCGCAAGGGGAAACTGTTGGTGAGGTAGTATTTAATACCTCTTTGACAGGCTATCAGGAAATTCTGACAGACCCTTCGTACTTCAAACAAATCGTTACATTAACTTATCCGCATATCGGTAATGTTGGTGTTAATGAGGAAGATGAAGAATCGCCGCGTATTATGGCTCAGGGTCTGGTCATAAAAGATTGTCCTCCACTGATGAGCAACTTCCGCGCCCAGAAAACGCTACCGGATTATTTAACCGAACAGGGTGTGATTGCGATTGCCGATATCGATACCCGTAAGTTGACTCGAATCTTGCGTGACAAGGGGGCGCAATCCGGTGTGATTGTTGCCGGTGATAATATCGATGCAGAAGATGCAGTAGCCAAAGCCAAAGCATTCAGCGGTTTGAAAGGCATGGATCTTGCCAAGGAAGTCACCACGGCGGAAACCTATGAATGGACAGAAGGTTCTTGGCAGCTTGGTCAAGGCCACAAGGATTGCTCTGCAAACCAGCCCTATCATGTTGTAGCATTCGATTACGGTGTTAAACGTAATATCCTACGCATGCTGGCCGATCGTGGTTGTAAGTTGACGGTTGTACCCGCGAAAACGCCGGCTAAAGATGTGCTCGCACTGAACCCTGATGGTGTTTTCTTATCAAACGGTCCGGGTGATCCGGAACCATGTGATTATGCGATCAATGCAATTAAAGAAATTCTAGAAACAGATATCCCTGTGTTCGGTATCTGTTTAGGGCACCAGTTATTGGCTTTGGCCAGCGGTGCCAAAACGGTGAAAATGAAATTCGGTCATCACGGTGCTAACCATCCAGTACAGGATAGCGAATCTCAACAGGTCATGATTACTTCTCAGAACCACGGTTTTGCGGTAGATGAAGCCAGCTTGCCAGCGACTTTGAAAGCCACTCATAAATCATTGTTTGATGGTTCCCTACAGGGAATCTCACGTACCGATAAATCGGCATTCAGCTTCCAGGGGCATCCAGAAGCGAGCCCAGGTCCTCATGATGTTGCGCCATTGTTCGATCAGTTTATCGACAATATCAAAAGCGCCAAGAAAGCTTAATAATAGGAATTAGCAATGCCAAAAAGAACAGACTTAAAAAGTATTATGATTATTGGTGCCGGTCCTATTATTATCGGGCAGGCATGTGAATTTGACTATTCTGGTGTTCAGGCCTGTAAGGCACTGAAAGAAGAGGGTTACCGTGTTATTTTGGTGAACTCTAACCCAGCGACCATTATGACCGATCCAGAACTGGCCGATGCCACTTATATCGAGCCAATCGAGTGGAAAACCGTTGCCTCTATCATCGCCAAGGAAAAGCCGGATGCGATCCTGCCGACCATGGGGGGGCAGACGGCACTGAACTGTGCGTTGGATCTACACGATAATGGCGTTTTGGCAGAACATGGTGTTGAGCTGATCGGTGCCAATGCCGATGCGATCGATAAAGCTGAAAACCGTGACCGTTTCCGTCAGGCAATGACCAAGATCGGTTTGGATATGCCGGTTTCTGATGTGGCTTCAAATATGGAAGAAGCTTGGGCGATTCAAGAACGTGTCGGTTTCCCGACTATTATCCGTCCATCATTCACCTTGGGGGGATCCGGTGGTGGTATCGCCTATAACAAAGCCGAATTCGAACAGATCTGTAAGTTTGGTCTAGATCTTTCACCAACTAATGAGTTATTGATTGAAGAATCGATTCTGGGTTGGAAAGAGTATGAAATGGAAGTTATCCGTGATAAGAAAGATAACGCCATTATTATTTGCTCGATTGAAAACCTTGACCCAATGGGTGTGCATACCGGTGACTCTATCACTGTGGCGCCGGCACAGACATTGACTGATAAAGAATATCAAATCATGCGTAACGCCTCCTTGGCGGTATTGCGTGAAATCGGTGTCGAAACCGGTGGTTCGAATGTACAGTTCTCGGTAAACCCTGAGACCGGTCGTATGATCATTATCGAGATGAATCCGCGAGTATCGCGTTCATCGGCCTTAGCTTCAAAAGCGACAGGTTTCCCGATTGCCAAGGTCGCTGCAAAATTGGCAGTAGGTTATACCCTGGATGAATTGAAAAACGATATTACTAACGGTGCGACACCTGCATCGTTTGAACCGACGATCGACTATGTTGTCACTAAGATTCCTCGTTTCACATTCGAGAAATTCCCGCAAGCACAGCAGCGTCTGTCGACTCAGATGAAGTCGGTCGGTGAGGTGATGGCGATGGGTCGTAATTTCCAGGAATCTTTGCAAAAAGCGTTGCGTGGACTGGAAACGGACAAGAACGGTTTTGATGAAATCATCCCTGTTGAGATGGATGAAAAAGACATCAAGGATACTTTACGTCGTGAATTGCGCGATGTTGGGCCTGAGCGTCTATGGTATGTGGCGGATGCGTTCCGTGCCGGTTGGGATATCGAAGCGGTATTTGATGCATCGAAAATCGATCCTTGGTTCCTGGCGCAGATTAAAGAGCTTATCGACATGGAAGATGAGCTGAAACAGCGTGGTTTGGATGCCTTGGATGAAACTTATCTGCGTCAGTTGAAGCGCAAAGGTTTCTCAGATAACCGTCTTGCCAAACTGTTGAATACCGATGCGGCGTTTATCCGCAAGTTCCGTCATACCTTGAATGTACGCCCGGTGTTCAAGCGTGTTGATACCTGTGCGGCGGAATTCGAGACATCGACTGCTTATATGTATTCATCATACGATGAAGAGTGTGAAGCGAATCCGTCGGATAAAGACAAGATCATGGTATTGGGTGGTGGTCCAAACCGTATCGGTCAAGGTATCGAGTTTGATTACTGTTGTGTTCACGCTGCCATGGCGATGCGTGAAGACGGTTATGAAACCATTATGGTTAACTGTAACCCGGAAACGGTTTCTACCGATTACGATATTTCGGATCGTCTTTATTTCGAGCCGTTAACGCTGGAAGACGTATTGGAAATCGTTGAAGTCGAACAGCCAAAAGGTGTGATCGTCCAGTACGGTGGGCAAACGCCGTTGAAACTGGCTGAAGATCTTGAAGCGGCGGGTGTACCGATTGTCGGTACTTCACCGGAGTCAATCGATTTGGCGGAAGACCGTGAGCGTTTCCAGAAAATTCTGCAAGACAATGATTTGTTGCAGCCACCTAACCGCACGGCAACCAGTGTTGAGCAGGCGGTAACGCTGGCTAACGAAATCGGTTATCCGCTAGTGGTACGCCCATCTTATGTATTGGGTGGTCGTGGTATGGAAATCGTTTACGGTGAAGCGGATCTGGTTCGCTACATGAAAGCGGCGATTGGTGTATCGAATGATTCTCCTGTATTGCTGGATCGTTTCCTGGATGATGCGGTTGAGCTGGATGTCGATGCGGTTTGCGACGGTGAACAGGTGGTTATCGGCGGGATTATGGAACACATCGAACAGGCCGGTATCCATTCGGGTGACTCGGCCTGTTCATTGCCTCCTTACAGTATTTCTGCCGATGTACAGGATCGTGTCCGTGTTCAGGTTGAGAAAATGGCGAAGGCGTTGGGTGTTGTCGGTTTGATGAACACTCAGTTCGCGATCAAAGGTGATGATATTTACGTGCTAGAGGTTAACCCTCGTGCTTCACGTACCGTACCGTTTGTCTCTAAAGCGATCGGTCAGCCGTTGGCGAAAATCGCGGCGCGTTGCATGGTTGGGCAGAAGTTGGCGGATCAAGGCTTTACTGCGGAAGTTAAGCCGGAACATTTTTCGGTAAAAGAAGCGGTATTCCCGTTCATCAAGTTCCTGGGTGTTGACCCGATTCTTGGGCCGGAAATGAAGTCGACCGGTGAGGTGATGGGTATTGGTGAAAACTTTGCCCAAGCTTATGCCAAAGCGCAGTTGGCGGGTGGCACTGTATTGCCTCGTTCAGGTAAAGCGTTCTTATCGGTGCGTAAAGCAGACAGAGTACGTGTCGTCGATCTGGCCAAGCAGCTGATTGCTCGCGGTTTCGAAATCGTGGCAACTCGTGGTACCGCCACTTCGTTAATTGAAGCCGGCATTGAATGTGAAACGGTGAACAAGGTGACGGAAGGGCGTCCGAATATTGTCGACTCAATCGTCAATGAAGAGATTGCGTTGATTGTCAACACTTCTGACGGTTCGGTCAGTATTCAGGATTCATCGAGCATCCGTCGAGAAGCTTTGATGCATAAGACCTGTTATACCACAACCATTGCAGCCGGTTTCGCGATGGTTGCAGCAATGGATTATCTTGATGACCAGCCAGTGAATTGTTTGCAAAACGTTCACTAAAATTGGTACATTGAGTAAAAAGCGCCAAAGTTCATTCTGAGCTTTGGCGTTTTGATTTCTGATAGAAAAAATATAAAAGCGCTAGGTACTATGCAGGGTCATAGTGCTGGCTATGTTTGAGTTAGCGACACAACAAAGGTTGAAGTGTATGCAAAAACATCCAATGACAAAAGAAGGTGCTGATGCACTGCAAGCGGAATTGAATAAACTAAAAAAAGAAGAGCGCCCGCGTATTTCCGAAGCAATTGCCGTCGCCCGTGACCACGGTGATTTGAAAGAAAATGCCGAGTATCATGCTGCGCGTGAAGAGCAGGGCTTAGTTGAAGCGCGTATTAATCAGATTGAGCACATTTTATCGTTGGCGCAAGTGATTGATATCACCAAGTTACCGCAAACCGGAAAGATCGTATTTGGTTCTACGGTAACGGTGGTTAACTTGGATACCGATGATGAAATCACCTATAAGATTGTCGGTAATGAAGAATCTGATATCAAAGCCAATAAGATCTCGGTCAACTCTCCAATTGCGCGTGCTTTGGTCGGCAAGGAAGAGGGCGACGAGGTTGTGGTCCAGGCGCCAGGCGGAAATATTGACTATGAGATTGTTGAGGTTCAATATATCTGATAGTCGATAACAGAGAGCCAAGCGTTTAGAGAGCTAGGCTCTTTTGATATGGCGGTCAAATAAGCCGAAGTTTAGCTTCGGCTTTTTTGTTTCTGGTGATCATAAGCTAACAGATGGCAAGGTGATACGGATGATAAAAAATACCTGTTTTTATTGGCAAGCGCAGTTTAAAGTCTCTCTGATTTTAGCGCTGCTATTGATGGTGCTCGGTTATGTGGTTACGCCGATTTTATTTGCCAGTTTTAATGAACGCCAGGCCGGTGAGTTTGCCGCTGTTTTGTTTAATCTGATAGCAGTGGTGACTGTCCTGCTATTGTTAGGATTGTTGGTTATCGCCTTTAAGCTTCGATTGGTTTCACTTAAAACGCATTGGTCTGCGGGGTTGGCTTTTATGCTAATGCTCAGCTTACTGTTTTATTTTGCGCCGGAAATGGCTTCGATCAAAGTACAAAATTCCATGCAAAATTTAAGGGAATCGCTTGACTGGCCTAGGTTTGCCGCTTTGCATGGAATTTACCAGTTAGGCTATCTTGTTGTTATTGCTATGTTAATTTTGCAAACCTGGCAAAGTCGTAAAATGATTGAAAAAAGCTGTGCCTAGGGATAAAAAATATTTATAAGCATTTGCTTATTTTCTAACCCCTTTAGGCTTGCAATTTGTTGCGAAAAACGTCAGAATTGAATGGTTAAACGACAAATTAAAACCTCGGAGTTTATTTTAATGAAACAGTTAACACTAAAAGCATTATTCATTTCTGCTATCGCGGCAATGTCTATGAACACACAAGCAGCAGACGATGTATACGGTCAGTGTATCGCTGATGCTGAAACAGTAATTTCAGTAGCTAAGAAAGATGGCGGTACAGCTGCACGTGAAGTTGAGCAGAAAACAGATGTAGCTCAATGTATGGCTGAGCTAGCTAAGATTGAAGCTAAATACGGTGACAAAACTGTTGCTAGAAACCCATCTTCAGTAATGACTCCAGAAGATCGTGCAGCTTGGGCTAAGCTTTTCGACGCTATCGATGCTAAGCAGTACAAAGGTGTTCCATACCTACAGGCTGTATACTACCGTTAATTGGTGGCTATTTAGTCTAAGAAAAAACCGGCTCTTAGCCGGTTTTTTTGTTTATAAGGAATTTTATTATGACGCACAATCTTTTTCAGTCTGTTTATGACTGCTTGATGGAACCGGATATTGACCGCAAAATGCAACAGCTATCGGAACTGTTGAATCTCTGGTCGGAGCAACAATTCAGTTTCGATAAGCTCGATGTGATTCATCGCATTGCCGAACCTGGCAGACCGGAAAAGCCGATTTTGGTGTCGCCAAAAGATTTACCGCGCCGTCGCTTAGGCTCCGAGGAAGGCCATGCGGCTTTAATGCATTCGATTGCGCATATCGAATTCAACGCCATCAATCTCGCGCTTGATGCGGTTTATCGTTTTCAGGATATGCCTGAACGGTATTATGGTGATTGGTTGGGCGTGGCTGGTGAGGAATCGTTTCATTTTCAGATGATTCGTGAACATCTGGCGCATCTTGGCTATGAATACGGAGATTTTCCGGCCCATAACGGGCTTTGGCAAACCACCTATGAAACCGATCATGACCCGCTGGTACGCATGGCGTTAGTGCCCAGAACATTGGAAGCGCGAGGTTTGGATGTGACGCCGCCAATGATCAATAAATTACGTTCTATCGGTGATAAGCGCGGCGTGGAAATTCTAAAAATTCTGCTGCGAGATGAAATCGGTCATGTCGAAGTCGGTACTCGCTGGTTCCGCTATCTATGCGAGCAACAGAACCTGAATCCTTTTCAGCAGTTCCAGCATATTATCGAGCACTATTATCATGGTGATCTGAATGGCCCTTTTAATTATGAGGCGCGTCAGCAGGCCGGTTTTTCCGATGATGAAATTGCCTGGTTGAAAACACTGTAATGAGAGAGAGTCAAAGCTCAACCTTACTGAGCGATAAGCAGCGACAACGTATTCAATTGCGCCATAAGCATTCAATCGAACGCTTTGGTTATAGTGCGCAGGCGTTGCTTTGGAGCAGTAAAGAGGTGCAGTTCAAGCGCTTTGAGGTGTTGTCTCAGGTCTTGGCAGAGGGTGGCGATACCGTTTCCGTACTCGATGTCGGTTGTGGTTTTGCCGATCTGTATGATTATTTGCTTGCGCAAGGATTCGCAATCGATTATCAAGGCATAGATTTATCGGCGGATATGGTACAAAGCGCCAAGTTCCAGCATAAAACCATCAAGGTCGAGCAGGGCGACCTATTCGATTTCAATCCTGCAGAGCAAAGTTACGATTATATATTGCTATCCGGTGCTTTGAATGAGGTGGTTGAATCCACAACTGAACAAGAGACCGAATCAAGCGGTGAATATGCCAAAGCGGTGATTAAGCGAATGTACCAGAGCTGTCGCAAAGCGGTAGCGTTTAATCTGTTGGATGCTCGCCATGAATGGATTAGGTCACGCGTTGATCTACAAAGTTTTAAACCGGAAGAAATTGTCGAGTATTGCCGGATTTTTGCTGATAAAGTCACTTGGCAGGACGATTATCTGGATAATGATTTTACGGTATTTCTTTATAAGGATTGAATCACTATGATACGTTTGGGTGTGGATTTAGGCGGCACTAAAATAGAAATCATCGCTTTATTAGTCGATGAATCGCAGCCATTGCACAAAGCCCAAGAGGTGTATCGCAAACGTATCGATACGCCGCAAGGTGATTATCGGGCAACGCTGAACGCCATTACTCAACTGGTTTTGCAAGCCGAACGTGATCTGCATAACCATGATGAGTTCGATATGAAAGGGATGCAGACGCGAATCGGTATCGGTATTCCCGGAGCCATCTCATCGAAAACCGGTCTGATTAAAAACGCCAACTCGGTCTGTTTGATTGGTCAGGATTTACAGGGCGATTTGCAACGAAGTTTGCGCCAGACGGTACGCCTGGCGAATGATGCCAACTGTTTTACCCTATCAGAGGCCACCGATGGTGCCGCGCAAGGGTTTAATAGTGTATTCGGTGTCATTATAGGTACCGGTTGCGGTGGTGGCATGGTGCTCAATGGTGAGATTCTCAATGGTGCCAATGCCATCGGTGGAGAATGGGGGCATAACCCGTTGCCTTGGGCAACAGCAGACGATACTCCTTTAGAGTGTTACTGTGGGCTCAAGGGCTGTTTGGAGACCTATGTGTCCGGCTCGGGTTTGCAACGTCATTACCAACAGCGTCAAAACCAGTCTTTAAATGCCAAGCAGATCGAGCAATTGGCTCTGGATGGTGATGAGCACGCCAATCAGCTGTTAGAGGACTATTGCGTTTGGCTGGCAAAAGGTCTGGCGAGCGTGGTCAATATTTATGATCCGGAAGTTATTGTACTTGGCGGCGGCATGTCGAATCTGGATCTGATTTATCAGCGTGTGCCGCATATCTGGCAGCAGTGGATATTTAGTGATGAGGTCAATACTTTATTGAAGCCGCCGATGTATGGCGACTCCAGTGGTGTCAGGGGAGCCGCCTGGTTGTAGAGCGGATTACTGTTTTTCGCTATCGGCAGTATTATCACTGCGCTTGTAACCGTAAATCATCGCTCTGGGCAGGTTCTGTTTTTCATGTACGCTGCTAAATAGCACTCCAGCAATATGCAGCAATACCAGAAATACGCTGAAGTTGGCAAACAACTCGTGGATTTCTTCGAGCCATTCGTTTTCATCGTCTTCTTTGCCCTTATGTTCTTCATGCTCATCGTCATCCGCTTGCGCATCGCTGATCAGGTTCGGCGCTTGTAATTCGAGAGTTTTAATCGAAGCCAAAGGCCCGTGACCTTGTTCTCCGTAAACCATTAACCCGGTCACCCCCGTTACGCTAATGCTGCTTAATAGAGCAATGACCATCCAACCCCCCAGCGGGTTATGTCCTATGTAGTGTTTGGCTGTGCCCCCAAGTACACTTTTGGCGTAATTGATGGTGGTTGTTGGAGAATAGATAAATTGACTGAAACGGGCATATTTCGAACCGATGAGCCCCCAAATAAGCCGTAATGTGATTAAGCTCAAAATCACATAACCGGAATAAGCATGAATCTCGTCCCATTCGTCACCACTGAGGTAGGAGATTACAAAAAATGTCACTAGGGACCAGTGAAAGGTTCTCACAAATAGATCCCAAACCTTAACTTGATTGTCAGCTGTCATTTCAGTTCTCCTTTTAACAAAGACGGTTGGCCTAACCCGCAGATAATAGATAGTTTTGTAGAACATAGCCGGTTAAAAAAGCCAAGCTGGCAGCACTGCCACCGGTCAGCAAGGTTTTGATACCGGATTTGAAGATTGGTTGGTGGACATAAAAGCCTTTGACGCTGCCAATCATAAAAAACATCATTGCCGCCAATAAGGAGCTGTAGAGAAATTGCATATGGATATTTAAACTGGTGATAAACAGCGGTATAAGTGGAATGGTTCCGACCATGACAAACGCGATGAAAGTCGCCAGGGCGGCTTGTCTGGGGGATTTATCAACGGCTTGTAAGCCATACTCTTCGCGCAGCATGGTTTCGATCCAAAGGTTATCATCGGCGGTAATGGTTGCGACAATTTCTTCCAATT
Above is a window of Thiomicrorhabdus sediminis DNA encoding:
- the dapB gene encoding 4-hydroxy-tetrahydrodipicolinate reductase, which encodes MRVAVIGASGRMGKNLLDAVNQTNGLTVSAAIERPDSSLIGADAGELAGLGKLGVTIVGDIATVVDDFDVLIDFTTPETTLNNLKVCAEHNKKIVIGTTGFDEAGLQAIKDAAQTTAVIFAANFSVGVNLCLKLLKQAAEVLNENYDIEVIEGHHRHKVDAPSGTALRMGEVVAETLGRDLKECAVYGREGITGARDPNTIGFATVRAGDIVGDHTVLFATEGERVEITHKASSRMTFAMGAARSCNWIADKDKGLFDMQDVLNLR
- a CDS encoding GGDEF domain-containing protein, whose product is MIQYSQPVNKSRDIYQSITEKFSQIKINPTPINYTVWYEYFLGSNLDLNAEINDLLRNSKHFPDRLGLRLYEQYIEKDEPHAQTQYDAAVASHVQQTSHQMDVLKQNMAQHSKTMQSYADNLTVPNLQGNDIENLAQNIRSVTELMESDTNKICDDLQSSSQQVKLLRKQLEQARAEAHTDDLTQVGNRKAFNKALQYLSIEQSETEQPLCLIMTDIDHFKSFNDTYGHPVGDSVLRYFAKIMTQEAEENETVCRYGGEEFAILMKNTSIEQATRRAEQIRQKIASCRLTLKGEKKPIKPITASFGVALFKGKIESLDEFINRADKSLYRAKEFGRNQVVHEQMMT
- a CDS encoding C40 family peptidase; this encodes MSNALRHLWLLSLLVSLIGCSSTTERSESASFALQLKSTGIDLQDSQQVRNELLAQFDLWRGAPYQYGGTSLHGVDCSAYVQNTFANRLGLMLPRTTRTQIKFGVPVDKTQLEVGDVVFFKVSRNTLHNGIYLGKGKFMHASSSKGVTISYLSNPYWQKTYLHARRYFN
- the carA gene encoding glutamine-hydrolyzing carbamoyl-phosphate synthase small subunit; amino-acid sequence: MTQALLALEDGTLFWGTSLGAQGETVGEVVFNTSLTGYQEILTDPSYFKQIVTLTYPHIGNVGVNEEDEESPRIMAQGLVIKDCPPLMSNFRAQKTLPDYLTEQGVIAIADIDTRKLTRILRDKGAQSGVIVAGDNIDAEDAVAKAKAFSGLKGMDLAKEVTTAETYEWTEGSWQLGQGHKDCSANQPYHVVAFDYGVKRNILRMLADRGCKLTVVPAKTPAKDVLALNPDGVFLSNGPGDPEPCDYAINAIKEILETDIPVFGICLGHQLLALASGAKTVKMKFGHHGANHPVQDSESQQVMITSQNHGFAVDEASLPATLKATHKSLFDGSLQGISRTDKSAFSFQGHPEASPGPHDVAPLFDQFIDNIKSAKKA
- the carB gene encoding carbamoyl-phosphate synthase large subunit, producing the protein MPKRTDLKSIMIIGAGPIIIGQACEFDYSGVQACKALKEEGYRVILVNSNPATIMTDPELADATYIEPIEWKTVASIIAKEKPDAILPTMGGQTALNCALDLHDNGVLAEHGVELIGANADAIDKAENRDRFRQAMTKIGLDMPVSDVASNMEEAWAIQERVGFPTIIRPSFTLGGSGGGIAYNKAEFEQICKFGLDLSPTNELLIEESILGWKEYEMEVIRDKKDNAIIICSIENLDPMGVHTGDSITVAPAQTLTDKEYQIMRNASLAVLREIGVETGGSNVQFSVNPETGRMIIIEMNPRVSRSSALASKATGFPIAKVAAKLAVGYTLDELKNDITNGATPASFEPTIDYVVTKIPRFTFEKFPQAQQRLSTQMKSVGEVMAMGRNFQESLQKALRGLETDKNGFDEIIPVEMDEKDIKDTLRRELRDVGPERLWYVADAFRAGWDIEAVFDASKIDPWFLAQIKELIDMEDELKQRGLDALDETYLRQLKRKGFSDNRLAKLLNTDAAFIRKFRHTLNVRPVFKRVDTCAAEFETSTAYMYSSYDEECEANPSDKDKIMVLGGGPNRIGQGIEFDYCCVHAAMAMREDGYETIMVNCNPETVSTDYDISDRLYFEPLTLEDVLEIVEVEQPKGVIVQYGGQTPLKLAEDLEAAGVPIVGTSPESIDLAEDRERFQKILQDNDLLQPPNRTATSVEQAVTLANEIGYPLVVRPSYVLGGRGMEIVYGEADLVRYMKAAIGVSNDSPVLLDRFLDDAVELDVDAVCDGEQVVIGGIMEHIEQAGIHSGDSACSLPPYSISADVQDRVRVQVEKMAKALGVVGLMNTQFAIKGDDIYVLEVNPRASRTVPFVSKAIGQPLAKIAARCMVGQKLADQGFTAEVKPEHFSVKEAVFPFIKFLGVDPILGPEMKSTGEVMGIGENFAQAYAKAQLAGGTVLPRSGKAFLSVRKADRVRVVDLAKQLIARGFEIVATRGTATSLIEAGIECETVNKVTEGRPNIVDSIVNEEIALIVNTSDGSVSIQDSSSIRREALMHKTCYTTTIAAGFAMVAAMDYLDDQPVNCLQNVH
- the greA gene encoding transcription elongation factor GreA; amino-acid sequence: MQKHPMTKEGADALQAELNKLKKEERPRISEAIAVARDHGDLKENAEYHAAREEQGLVEARINQIEHILSLAQVIDITKLPQTGKIVFGSTVTVVNLDTDDEITYKIVGNEESDIKANKISVNSPIARALVGKEEGDEVVVQAPGGNIDYEIVEVQYI
- a CDS encoding DUF4149 domain-containing protein — protein: MIKNTCFYWQAQFKVSLILALLLMVLGYVVTPILFASFNERQAGEFAAVLFNLIAVVTVLLLLGLLVIAFKLRLVSLKTHWSAGLAFMLMLSLLFYFAPEMASIKVQNSMQNLRESLDWPRFAALHGIYQLGYLVVIAMLILQTWQSRKMIEKSCA
- a CDS encoding ferritin-like domain-containing protein gives rise to the protein MTHNLFQSVYDCLMEPDIDRKMQQLSELLNLWSEQQFSFDKLDVIHRIAEPGRPEKPILVSPKDLPRRRLGSEEGHAALMHSIAHIEFNAINLALDAVYRFQDMPERYYGDWLGVAGEESFHFQMIREHLAHLGYEYGDFPAHNGLWQTTYETDHDPLVRMALVPRTLEARGLDVTPPMINKLRSIGDKRGVEILKILLRDEIGHVEVGTRWFRYLCEQQNLNPFQQFQHIIEHYYHGDLNGPFNYEARQQAGFSDDEIAWLKTL
- a CDS encoding class I SAM-dependent methyltransferase, with amino-acid sequence MRESQSSTLLSDKQRQRIQLRHKHSIERFGYSAQALLWSSKEVQFKRFEVLSQVLAEGGDTVSVLDVGCGFADLYDYLLAQGFAIDYQGIDLSADMVQSAKFQHKTIKVEQGDLFDFNPAEQSYDYILLSGALNEVVESTTEQETESSGEYAKAVIKRMYQSCRKAVAFNLLDARHEWIRSRVDLQSFKPEEIVEYCRIFADKVTWQDDYLDNDFTVFLYKD